A genome region from Bacteroidota bacterium includes the following:
- the ccoG gene encoding cytochrome c oxidase accessory protein CcoG has translation MSYNRSFLIDEPEILDSPEEVMATLGKDGRRKWVYPTLSLGKHHKRRKLFGWALIVLFVALPIIQINGKPAVLIDFVHREFALFGLLLYPTDTLLLLLLMISTVLGVGLFTALLGRVWCGWACPQTVYLEFVFRPIEKWIEGKEHIQRRRDAGPWNWDKIWRKSLKFLIYLAISLALAHVFISYFLGWSNLIDWIQRPPQENWGFFVMMAGTTGLILYDFGYFREQMCTIACPYARMQSVLLDEDSMIVSYDPNRGEPRKKRSKKIIAKELAGEVPAQGDCIDCFACVRTCPTGIDIRDGLQMECIACAQCIDACDVIMEKIDKPKGLIRYTSENELLGKSTHKIRPRTLVYSALMLSVAVALVAMVFSRGAFDINVGRSVGEPFTVLPDGRIANRLRFRVRNQQQQATAFSITTIQPADTKVQVIGASPVQLAPEEMKRVEAWIVIPADAFTGDSIEATFELLFDNGMREMVPFTLLGPSADAPATQTSEAS, from the coding sequence ATGAGCTACAATCGGTCATTTCTGATAGACGAACCAGAGATCCTCGACTCGCCAGAAGAGGTCATGGCAACCCTTGGCAAAGATGGCCGGCGCAAGTGGGTGTATCCCACGCTTAGTCTGGGCAAACATCACAAGCGCCGAAAACTGTTCGGCTGGGCCTTGATCGTGCTATTTGTAGCTTTGCCCATCATTCAAATCAACGGCAAACCGGCTGTCCTCATCGATTTTGTACACCGCGAGTTTGCGTTATTCGGGTTGCTGCTCTACCCCACCGACACCTTGCTGCTGTTGTTGTTGATGATATCAACCGTGCTTGGCGTGGGCTTGTTCACGGCGCTACTTGGCCGTGTTTGGTGTGGCTGGGCTTGCCCGCAAACCGTTTACCTGGAATTTGTATTCAGGCCCATTGAGAAATGGATTGAAGGCAAAGAACACATCCAGCGCAGGCGGGATGCCGGCCCATGGAATTGGGATAAAATATGGCGCAAAAGCCTCAAATTCCTGATCTACCTCGCCATCTCACTTGCCCTGGCGCACGTCTTCATTTCGTACTTCCTTGGCTGGAGCAACCTGATTGACTGGATACAGCGTCCACCACAGGAAAACTGGGGATTTTTTGTCATGATGGCCGGCACAACCGGCCTCATCCTGTACGATTTTGGTTATTTCAGGGAGCAGATGTGTACCATTGCCTGTCCGTATGCCCGTATGCAGTCTGTATTGCTCGACGAAGACTCAATGATCGTGTCTTACGACCCCAACCGTGGAGAGCCGCGCAAAAAACGTAGCAAGAAAATCATCGCAAAAGAGTTGGCTGGCGAAGTGCCGGCGCAAGGCGACTGCATCGATTGTTTTGCCTGTGTACGCACCTGCCCTACAGGTATCGACATTCGCGATGGGCTACAAATGGAGTGCATTGCCTGCGCGCAGTGCATCGATGCCTGTGATGTGATCATGGAAAAGATCGACAAACCCAAAGGGCTCATCCGGTACACTTCAGAAAACGAACTACTGGGCAAATCGACCCACAAAATACGGCCTCGCACACTGGTTTACTCCGCCCTCATGTTGAGCGTAGCAGTTGCACTGGTTGCCATGGTGTTCAGTCGCGGAGCTTTTGACATCAACGTGGGCCGGAGCGTGGGCGAACCCTTCACCGTACTGCCCGACGGACGAATCGCAAACAGGCTCAGGTTTCGGGTACGCAACCAGCAACAGCAAGCAACCGCTTTTTCCATTACCACAATACAGCCAGCTGATACAAAAGTACAGGTAATTGGCGCCAGTCCTGTTCAACTCGCGCCGGAAGAAATGAAACGCGTTGAAGCCTGGATTGTCATTCCTGCAGATGCATTCACGGGAGACTCCATCGAAGCAACGTTTGAGTTGCTTTTTGATAACGGCATGCGTGAAATGGTCCCTTTTACCCTGCTTGGTCCTTCAGCAGATGCGCCGGCTACACAAACCTCAGAGGCATCATGA
- a CDS encoding FixH family protein: protein MKTNNTNHDQQNTSDAHTALIPPHLAWPGVIVLLLVIGVGSSFAIVFAARSDGGAQVVENYYEKAIVWDSTSRLVRSSEAAGWQVSLAYVPSHVNSTAGNLEVFIVDRAGQPITGLTAQIKTFRPQLTQAVSTLDLIHDTSRAGTYQHTFPGAVAGLWDFEINAKQDTFQFRKVVRKELIF from the coding sequence ATGAAAACGAATAACACCAACCACGACCAGCAGAACACGTCGGACGCCCATACGGCCTTGATTCCTCCACACCTGGCCTGGCCGGGCGTTATCGTTTTGCTGCTTGTTATCGGCGTTGGTTCGAGCTTTGCCATTGTATTTGCAGCACGATCTGATGGCGGTGCACAAGTGGTAGAGAATTATTATGAGAAAGCGATTGTGTGGGACAGCACCTCCAGGTTAGTGCGAAGTAGCGAAGCTGCTGGATGGCAGGTCTCTCTTGCGTATGTCCCTTCCCACGTAAACAGCACTGCCGGCAACCTCGAAGTATTCATTGTGGACCGGGCAGGCCAACCCATCACAGGGCTCACAGCGCAGATCAAGACATTTCGGCCGCAACTTACCCAGGCAGTCAGTACGCTGGACTTGATACACGACACCTCCAGAGCCGGCACCTATCAACATACATTTCCAGGCGCTGTTGCAGGCCTATGGGACTTTGAAATCAATGCAAAACAAGACACGTTTCAATTTCGCAAAGTTGTCCGCAAAGAATTGATCTTTTAG
- a CDS encoding heavy metal translocating P-type ATPase metal-binding domain-containing protein — protein sequence MDVDTLHIEEDRLTAAPPCRHCGLPVGSHPAGQGPHFCCTGCELVHEALQQAGYSNTFYQLSKLTATDQPRRPAAARQHDVHLLELDTQAFLDSHTRPASGTSRHVTLFLDGVHCAACVWLVERLPAEVGGVNSARLDLSRGHLTIQFEPDQVQLSHVAQWLAQFGYQAYPVHQRQRNDKTRAERRLLIKTGVAWALAGNVMLFAFAMYAGLDLSGSGDASNIALATGARWASLVLALVSVVYGGSEFFQNAWSSLRLAIRHSNARGLHMDTPISLGILVGFGYGAWATVSGHGEVWFDSITTLIAALLTARWLQLRSYRLAGDATDRLLNFIPTMARLTQAQPAYTKSEKLVKVDTLRPDDVIAVPAGEVFPVDGVVIAGQSIIDKSVLTGESRPEELAAGMWVEAGTSNLQSPVKVRVVTTGESTRVGRLLSWVGQHASKRAPVVMLADRLSGYFVAVLLLLTIGTSIGWYMIDPGQVAARVVALLVISCPCALGMATPLAMVIAAGRAARLGIFIKSSEAVQVLESVDAVVIDKTGTLTEGRMAVVETAGSHAAIQLAAQLEQHSNHPIAQAILRKATRNGLCSIDEQNPIAIQITPGCGITGNIDGQHVRIGKPGWVSGDATPDKRLEEKLSDYARAGHTPVAISVDKKLAAVLALGDRIRIDAPALVECLVKNGKQVYLLSGDDPSVVRQFANTLNIAASHALGGITPEGKKSFIAALQKEGHVVAMVGDGVNDAAALQIADAGITVEGGTTPSQVAADVFLTREGLLPVVETFLGATRVMGVVRKNLAFSLVYNILGASAAIVGLVTPFIAALAMPASSLVVVLGSVLQRPFRSNSKP from the coding sequence ATGGACGTAGATACCCTGCATATTGAAGAGGACAGGCTGACCGCAGCCCCCCCCTGCCGACATTGCGGCCTGCCCGTTGGCTCCCACCCGGCAGGCCAGGGTCCACATTTCTGTTGTACCGGCTGTGAGTTGGTACATGAAGCCCTCCAACAAGCCGGCTATAGCAACACATTTTACCAACTCAGCAAGCTTACCGCTACGGATCAGCCCAGGCGTCCTGCAGCTGCCCGGCAGCATGATGTGCACCTGCTTGAGCTTGACACCCAGGCATTTCTCGATTCCCATACGCGTCCGGCCTCAGGCACCAGTCGGCACGTTACGCTGTTTCTCGACGGGGTACATTGCGCTGCTTGCGTATGGCTTGTAGAACGGTTACCAGCTGAGGTGGGCGGCGTCAACAGCGCGCGGCTTGACCTTTCGCGTGGCCATTTAACCATACAATTTGAGCCAGACCAGGTGCAGCTTTCCCATGTTGCCCAATGGCTGGCACAGTTTGGTTACCAGGCCTATCCGGTCCATCAACGCCAGCGAAACGATAAAACGCGGGCAGAACGCCGGCTACTTATCAAAACGGGTGTGGCCTGGGCGCTGGCAGGGAATGTCATGTTGTTTGCATTTGCCATGTATGCCGGCCTCGATCTCTCCGGAAGTGGCGACGCAAGCAATATTGCCCTGGCAACCGGCGCGCGCTGGGCAAGCCTGGTCCTGGCGCTCGTCTCGGTTGTTTATGGAGGCAGCGAGTTTTTCCAAAATGCCTGGTCTTCCCTACGTCTCGCAATCCGCCATAGCAATGCGCGGGGCCTGCATATGGACACGCCTATTTCCCTCGGCATACTCGTTGGATTTGGGTACGGTGCGTGGGCTACAGTGAGCGGGCACGGCGAGGTATGGTTTGACTCAATTACTACCCTGATTGCAGCTTTGCTTACCGCACGATGGCTCCAACTCAGAAGTTACCGCCTTGCAGGAGATGCAACAGACCGGTTGCTCAATTTCATCCCAACCATGGCACGCCTGACCCAGGCACAACCAGCCTACACGAAATCCGAAAAACTAGTCAAAGTAGACACGCTGCGTCCAGATGATGTAATTGCTGTACCTGCAGGTGAGGTTTTCCCCGTGGATGGGGTTGTGATTGCCGGCCAGTCCATCATTGACAAGTCGGTATTGACGGGAGAAAGCCGGCCAGAAGAATTGGCTGCAGGCATGTGGGTAGAGGCCGGCACCAGCAACCTTCAAAGCCCCGTGAAAGTCAGGGTTGTAACAACGGGCGAATCGACCCGCGTAGGCCGGCTACTATCGTGGGTGGGTCAACATGCCTCGAAACGCGCACCGGTTGTGATGCTGGCGGATCGACTCAGTGGCTATTTTGTCGCTGTGCTGCTACTGCTGACCATCGGTACGTCCATTGGCTGGTATATGATTGATCCCGGACAAGTGGCCGCGCGTGTTGTTGCGCTGCTTGTTATTTCTTGCCCTTGTGCACTTGGGATGGCAACACCGCTTGCCATGGTCATTGCCGCCGGCCGAGCTGCACGCCTTGGCATTTTCATAAAAAGCAGTGAAGCCGTACAGGTGCTTGAATCAGTAGATGCCGTAGTTATCGATAAAACAGGTACCCTCACAGAAGGACGCATGGCTGTTGTTGAAACAGCTGGTAGCCATGCCGCCATTCAACTCGCGGCACAGCTTGAGCAACATAGCAATCACCCCATCGCGCAAGCGATTCTCAGGAAAGCCACCCGCAATGGTTTATGCTCCATTGACGAACAAAACCCTATTGCGATACAAATCACACCGGGTTGCGGCATAACAGGTAATATTGATGGGCAGCATGTGCGGATCGGAAAACCAGGCTGGGTATCTGGCGATGCAACGCCTGATAAACGTCTGGAAGAAAAACTCAGCGACTACGCGCGCGCAGGGCACACGCCGGTAGCCATCAGCGTGGATAAAAAGCTGGCTGCAGTGCTTGCCCTTGGAGACAGAATCAGGATCGATGCACCGGCACTGGTGGAGTGTCTCGTCAAAAACGGAAAACAGGTTTATTTGTTATCCGGCGATGATCCTTCTGTGGTGCGTCAATTTGCAAATACGCTCAATATCGCCGCGTCACACGCGTTGGGAGGTATCACACCTGAAGGCAAAAAATCTTTCATCGCAGCCTTGCAAAAAGAAGGACACGTGGTAGCCATGGTCGGTGATGGGGTGAATGATGCAGCAGCCTTGCAGATTGCCGATGCCGGCATTACTGTTGAAGGCGGTACAACACCAAGCCAGGTAGCTGCTGATGTGTTCTTAACCCGTGAAGGATTGCTACCCGTTGTAGAAACGTTTCTTGGCGCAACCCGGGTGATGGGGGTTGTTAGAAAAAATCTTGCTTTCTCGCTGGTCTACAACATCCTTGGTGCTTCTGCTGCAATTGTCGGGTTGGTCACACCCTTCATTGCTGCACTTGCGATGCCGGCAAGCTCCCTGGTGGTGGTGCTTGGCTCTGTTTTGCAACGCCCATTTCGGTCAAACAGCAAACCTTAA
- the ccoS gene encoding cbb3-type cytochrome oxidase assembly protein CcoS, with amino-acid sequence MNVLYFLVPLALLLAGIGVAAFSWAVRSGQFDDTETPAIRIFLEDDSSNL; translated from the coding sequence ATGAACGTACTCTACTTCCTTGTTCCTCTTGCATTGCTGCTGGCAGGCATTGGTGTGGCAGCGTTTAGCTGGGCCGTTCGCTCCGGTCAGTTTGACGACACGGAAACGCCGGCCATTCGTATTTTTTTAGAAGATGATTCCAGCAATCTCTAA
- a CDS encoding sulfite exporter TauE/SafE family protein — protein sequence MQHLLLSALLLAVLGSVHCIGMCGGFALTLVHTAKSRSTFFRRQFLYHLGKTTSYMILGLVAGALGGAIGALFGGAQRIISILLGLALVWVGFGLLGLLKKFEPTLAHWRRLTRKMGRLLQAGTKQDVFFLGMLNGVLPCGMVYGGLALATASGSALGGAAVMGVFGMATIPALFSLASMGSLMRPAWRSRLNVANGIIVVLLGLLTVFRGVTTLHAHSDAHATEHMSSTQESSPAQGVHNH from the coding sequence ATGCAGCACCTGCTTTTATCCGCATTACTTCTTGCTGTGCTTGGTAGCGTCCACTGTATCGGGATGTGCGGCGGATTTGCCCTCACGCTTGTCCACACAGCCAAATCTCGAAGCACCTTCTTCCGACGCCAATTCCTGTATCATCTGGGCAAAACTACGAGTTACATGATCCTTGGGCTTGTAGCAGGCGCACTGGGTGGCGCGATCGGTGCATTGTTTGGCGGTGCTCAACGCATCATAAGCATTTTGCTTGGCCTTGCATTGGTCTGGGTTGGATTCGGGTTACTGGGCCTCCTCAAAAAATTTGAACCCACGCTTGCTCACTGGAGACGCCTGACACGAAAAATGGGGCGCTTACTACAGGCGGGCACAAAGCAGGACGTATTTTTCCTTGGTATGCTGAACGGCGTCTTGCCTTGTGGCATGGTTTATGGCGGCCTGGCATTGGCTACAGCATCTGGATCCGCGCTTGGTGGGGCAGCTGTGATGGGCGTGTTTGGTATGGCAACCATACCTGCCCTGTTCTCGCTTGCCTCAATGGGTTCGTTGATGCGGCCTGCGTGGCGGAGCCGGCTCAACGTCGCCAACGGAATTATCGTCGTCCTGCTGGGGCTGCTTACCGTTTTTCGCGGCGTCACTACCCTGCATGCCCACTCTGACGCCCATGCAACTGAACACATGAGTTCTACACAGGAAAGCAGTCCGGCTCAAGGGGTACACAATCATTGA
- a CDS encoding amidohydrolase produces the protein MNTRAIYGIGLCLCLIGCGPSNNSADLILINGKIVTVDEAMPEAAALAVKSDTIMALGSVEAIEALRGPETEVIDLEGNLAIPGFIEGHAHFLGLGNAQMILGLAGTSSWQEIVDMVEAAVAEAEPGEWITGRGWHQEKWDTIPEGVIDGVPTHHALSAISPDNPVLLRHASGHAAFANALALQLGRVSSETPNPPGGEIVHDVVGDPTGLLREKAQNLVSNAYQAYLDQRTPEQIEADAREMVKLASEVSLAAGITSFQDAGASFEDIDFLKGLVDEGALPIRLYIMIRGESFESLERISDYYLPDYGDHRLNVRSIKHAIDGALGPHGAWLLAPYEDMPESAGLNLHPVEELVRTSEIALENGFQMNIHAIGDRANKEVLDIYADLFAAHPDKSDLRWRIEHAQHLHPDDVPRMAELGVIASMQGVHATSDGPWVLKRLGEKRAEEGAYVWQDLWNAGVVVTNGTDAPVEGISALESYYATVSRRLKDGSVFYEDQRLSRLQALKSYTINNAYAAFEEDIKGTLEVGKLADITVLSKDILDIPEEEILDTEVVYTIVGGEVAYSNASE, from the coding sequence ATGAATACGCGTGCTATTTACGGTATAGGCCTGTGTCTATGTCTTATTGGCTGTGGACCATCCAACAATTCTGCTGACCTGATTCTCATCAACGGGAAAATTGTCACAGTCGATGAAGCGATGCCAGAGGCGGCAGCACTTGCTGTAAAGAGTGACACCATTATGGCATTGGGCAGTGTAGAAGCGATAGAGGCATTGCGCGGGCCTGAGACCGAAGTTATTGACCTTGAAGGCAATCTTGCTATTCCAGGATTTATCGAAGGACATGCGCACTTCCTCGGACTTGGCAACGCGCAGATGATTCTTGGGTTGGCTGGCACATCATCATGGCAGGAAATTGTAGATATGGTCGAGGCAGCCGTTGCGGAAGCAGAACCGGGTGAGTGGATCACGGGCCGGGGATGGCACCAGGAAAAATGGGATACCATTCCTGAAGGTGTCATTGATGGTGTGCCTACACATCATGCCCTTAGTGCCATTTCACCAGACAATCCGGTATTGCTGCGGCATGCAAGCGGACATGCAGCGTTTGCCAATGCCCTGGCTTTGCAACTTGGACGTGTTAGTTCAGAGACGCCGAACCCACCGGGTGGCGAAATTGTCCATGATGTCGTTGGGGATCCGACTGGGCTACTTCGGGAAAAGGCGCAAAATTTGGTTTCAAATGCATACCAGGCCTACCTCGATCAGCGGACGCCTGAGCAAATCGAAGCGGACGCCCGAGAAATGGTCAAGCTTGCTTCTGAAGTATCGCTTGCAGCCGGCATTACAAGTTTCCAGGATGCCGGCGCCAGTTTTGAAGACATTGACTTTCTTAAAGGGTTGGTCGATGAAGGCGCGCTTCCGATTCGGCTTTACATCATGATCCGTGGCGAAAGCTTTGAGTCACTCGAACGCATCAGCGATTACTACTTGCCAGACTATGGTGACCATCGTTTGAATGTGCGGTCTATCAAACATGCCATCGATGGCGCGTTGGGCCCCCACGGAGCGTGGCTGCTGGCACCCTATGAAGACATGCCCGAAAGCGCTGGCCTGAATCTCCATCCAGTAGAAGAGTTGGTGAGAACCTCGGAAATAGCACTGGAGAACGGATTCCAGATGAACATCCACGCCATTGGCGACCGCGCGAACAAAGAGGTGCTTGATATCTATGCAGACCTGTTTGCTGCGCATCCTGATAAATCCGACCTGCGGTGGCGTATCGAACACGCCCAACACCTACACCCGGATGATGTGCCGCGCATGGCTGAACTCGGTGTCATAGCTTCTATGCAAGGCGTACATGCCACTTCTGATGGCCCATGGGTACTCAAGCGTTTGGGCGAGAAGCGCGCTGAAGAAGGCGCCTACGTATGGCAAGATTTATGGAATGCCGGCGTTGTGGTCACAAATGGTACCGATGCTCCCGTTGAAGGAATCAGTGCGCTCGAAAGCTACTATGCAACCGTAAGCCGGCGGCTTAAAGATGGTTCGGTGTTTTACGAAGATCAACGATTGTCGCGGTTACAGGCGTTGAAGTCGTATACCATAAACAATGCGTATGCTGCGTTTGAGGAAGACATCAAAGGCACTCTCGAAGTGGGTAAGTTGGCTGACATCACGGTCCTGTCGAAGGACATCCTGGATATTCCCGAAGAAGAAATCCTGGATACAGAAGTGGTTTATACCATTGTTGGCGGCGAAGTAGCTTACAGTAACGCTTCGGAATAA
- a CDS encoding glycerophosphodiester phosphodiesterase family protein, whose product MKEVRVRDKHLSGRQSGKAKSFRWLQWGAVLGACLVLYLYNASFLARPLAEEPFLLAHRALGQAFDRTGLTATSCTAASMVPAGHAYLENTLPAMRAAFGYSAAYVEFDIHRTVDDSFAVFHDWTTDCRTDGTGVTREQTMTALRQLDIGFGYTADGGETWPFRGKAQGMMPSMTEVLTTFPVNNFVIDIKSNDPEEGKLLAKRIAALEASYQGELILTGGPLAVAAVQVQHPDLRAVTRSQLKACVIKYFALGWTGYVPAACRQSMLLLPANVAPWMWGWPHRFARRMHNVGTDIALIGPYDGGGFSQGFDDVDALKQLPTDYAGGIWTDRIDLISTALADK is encoded by the coding sequence ATGAAAGAAGTACGCGTGCGCGACAAACATTTGTCAGGCCGGCAATCTGGGAAAGCCAAAAGTTTTCGTTGGCTGCAGTGGGGTGCCGTACTAGGTGCTTGCCTGGTACTGTACCTGTATAACGCTTCTTTTTTGGCGCGTCCGCTGGCAGAAGAGCCGTTCTTGCTCGCACACCGTGCACTCGGACAAGCGTTTGATCGCACAGGGCTTACGGCTACTTCTTGTACAGCTGCAAGCATGGTTCCGGCGGGACACGCCTATCTCGAAAATACTTTGCCAGCGATGCGTGCAGCGTTCGGGTACAGCGCTGCCTATGTTGAATTTGATATACATCGCACCGTAGACGATAGTTTTGCTGTATTCCACGACTGGACAACCGATTGCCGCACAGACGGAACGGGGGTAACCCGTGAGCAAACCATGACCGCATTACGGCAGTTGGATATTGGCTTTGGCTATACAGCTGACGGTGGTGAAACCTGGCCTTTCAGAGGCAAAGCGCAGGGCATGATGCCGTCTATGACAGAGGTACTCACTACCTTTCCAGTGAATAATTTTGTCATCGACATCAAAAGCAATGATCCTGAAGAAGGCAAGTTGCTTGCAAAACGCATAGCAGCGCTGGAAGCAAGCTATCAAGGAGAGTTGATACTGACGGGCGGACCTCTAGCAGTTGCTGCTGTTCAAGTACAACACCCGGACCTGCGCGCAGTTACGCGGTCGCAGCTAAAAGCATGTGTTATCAAGTATTTTGCGTTAGGATGGACGGGGTACGTGCCAGCCGCTTGCCGGCAAAGCATGTTGTTGCTGCCGGCAAATGTTGCGCCCTGGATGTGGGGATGGCCGCATCGGTTTGCCCGGCGAATGCACAATGTTGGCACCGATATAGCATTGATAGGGCCATATGACGGTGGTGGGTTTTCACAAGGCTTTGATGACGTCGATGCATTGAAGCAATTACCCACAGACTATGCCGGCGGTATTTGGACAGATCGTATCGATCTCATCAGCACTGCGTTGGCAGATAAATAA
- a CDS encoding glycine--tRNA ligase: protein MSDLFEKLVSLSKRRGFIFPSSDIYGGLSATYDYGPLGVELKKNVRDSWWRTMVYHNDNIVGIDAAILMHPTTWKASGHVDAFSDPLIDDKQSKMRYRADQLIEGHIARLRKKKKTDRADAVYQKLVDALNAEDMPKALYDLIMEEEIRSPDSGAFDWTDVRQFNLMFSTHVGPVADSDSKIYLRPETAQGIFVNFHSVRETSRLQVPFGIAQIGKAFRNEIVARQFIFRMREFEQMEMQYFVKPGTQMDAYREWKERRMQWHLDNGIAAENLRYHEHEKLAHYADAAVDIQYNYPIGWQEVEGIHSRTDYDLGRHQEFSGKKMEYFHPQTQERFVPYVIETSVGLDRTILMLLSEAYCEEEVNGDKRTVLKFHPRIAPIKAAILPLVKKDGMPEVARAIEKDVQQHFNTFYDEKGAIGRRYRRMDEIGTPFCITIDGDTVADGSVTIRERDSMEQVRIPKDNVKSYLIDRL from the coding sequence CCCTTCTTCGGATATTTATGGAGGGTTGAGTGCTACGTACGATTACGGTCCTTTAGGGGTAGAACTGAAAAAGAACGTACGCGACAGCTGGTGGCGTACCATGGTTTATCACAACGATAACATCGTAGGGATTGATGCAGCCATTTTGATGCATCCGACCACCTGGAAAGCTTCCGGCCATGTTGATGCTTTCAGCGATCCGTTGATCGATGATAAACAATCGAAAATGCGTTACCGGGCAGACCAACTTATTGAAGGTCACATTGCACGGCTTCGCAAAAAGAAAAAAACGGATCGTGCGGATGCCGTGTATCAGAAGCTGGTTGATGCGCTGAATGCTGAAGACATGCCCAAAGCACTGTATGATCTGATCATGGAGGAAGAAATCAGGTCACCGGATTCAGGTGCATTTGACTGGACGGATGTTCGCCAATTCAATCTGATGTTTTCCACCCATGTGGGTCCTGTTGCTGATTCAGATAGCAAAATCTACTTGCGTCCGGAAACAGCGCAGGGGATTTTTGTGAACTTCCACAGCGTGCGTGAAACGTCGCGTTTGCAGGTACCTTTTGGTATTGCGCAAATAGGTAAGGCGTTCAGAAATGAAATTGTAGCGCGCCAGTTCATTTTCCGTATGCGCGAGTTTGAGCAAATGGAAATGCAGTACTTCGTGAAGCCAGGCACGCAGATGGACGCGTACCGGGAGTGGAAAGAACGGCGAATGCAGTGGCATCTTGATAATGGAATCGCCGCGGAGAATTTGCGCTACCATGAGCACGAAAAACTGGCGCATTACGCCGACGCAGCCGTAGATATCCAGTACAACTATCCTATTGGCTGGCAGGAAGTTGAAGGTATCCATTCACGCACGGATTATGACCTGGGCCGGCACCAGGAGTTTTCCGGTAAAAAAATGGAATACTTCCACCCGCAAACGCAGGAGCGATTTGTACCCTATGTAATCGAAACGTCTGTAGGCCTCGACCGCACCATTCTGATGTTGCTCAGCGAAGCATACTGCGAAGAGGAAGTCAACGGAGACAAACGGACGGTACTGAAATTCCACCCACGTATTGCACCGATCAAAGCGGCAATTCTTCCACTCGTGAAAAAAGACGGCATGCCTGAAGTGGCCCGCGCGATCGAAAAAGATGTCCAGCAGCATTTCAATACATTTTATGATGAGAAAGGCGCCATCGGCCGGCGGTATCGTCGTATGGACGAAATTGGTACGCCATTCTGCATCACCATTGATGGCGATACCGTTGCTGACGGCTCCGTAACCATCCGTGAGCGCGACTCCATGGAGCAGGTTCGGATTCCGAAAGACAACGTGAAGTCTTACCTGATTGACCGGTTGTAA